In Lotus japonicus ecotype B-129 chromosome 5, LjGifu_v1.2, one genomic interval encodes:
- the LOC130719927 gene encoding uncharacterized protein LOC130719927, whose protein sequence is MAATLVMWFCSFYVAISLIFCLHGVDGSLESNITHPKTIKTEYGDIYDCVDLYKQPAFQHPLLKDHKIKAFPEQIEDSNNLSYGLKEGCPLGTVPIRRITKEEQLLAEDMFTQQFQPSATTFQNNKQQSRFSGIVARPVNRKYGEALAYMSTHNPSVGNGQLSGSVISAECDVGGFDTVRAGWMHLDGWYLTHTEDNFLIGYWPLALFNCLRDGAKVLSWGGWVSSVTQNLPMMGDGLLGNIGSVFRQVLSDVKPNLMITQSNCYKAGFNPAKGSYWGQSFWYGGNGGDLRKCPL, encoded by the exons ATGGCTGCTACTCTAGTAATGTGGTTTTGTTCATTTTATGTGGcgatttctctcattttctgtCTTCATGGAGTTGATGGAAGTTTGGAGTCAAACATCACTCATCCAAAGACTATCAAG ACCGAATATGGAGACATCTACGATTGCGTGGACCTATACAAGCAACCCGCCTTTCAACATCCTTTACTCAAGGATCATAAAATCAAGGCTTTTCCTGAGCAAATTGAAGATTCCAACAATTTAAGTTATGGATTGAAGGAGGGATGTCCACTAGGAACAGTTCCCATAAGGAGAATAACAAAGGAGGAACAATTACTAGCTGAAGACATGTTCACACAGCAATTTCAACCATCTGCGACAACCTTTCAAAACAACAAGCAACAAAGTAGG TTTTCAGGAATCGTAGCAAGACCCGTAAACCGCAAGTATGGTGAAGCTTTAGCATATATGAGCACACATAACCCATCAGTTGGGAATGGACAACTAAGTGGTTCTGTCATATCTGCTGAATGTGATGTTGGTGGTTTTGATACCGTACGAGCTGGATGGATG CACCTAGACGGTTGGTATTTAACTCATACCGAAGACAATTTTTTAATTGGGTATTGGCCTCTTGCATTATTCAATTGCTTAAGAGATGGTGCTAAGGTGTTAAGTTGGGGAGGGTGGGTGTCTAGTGTGACACAAAATTTGCCAATGATGGGAGACGGTCTTCTAGGGAATATTGGCAGCGTGTTCAGGCAAGTTTTATCTGATGTCAAACCAAATTTGATGATTACACAAAGTAATTGCTACAAGGCAGGATTTAACCCCGCCAAGGGTAGTTATTGGGGTCAGAGTTTTTGGTATGGGGGTAATGGTGGAGATTTAAGGAAATGCCCACTTTAG